The window gtcagacctaatATAGTTGCTTAGTCAGCAACCACTCAGAGATGCTTGATTTCCTAGCTGCCCTTCCAGCTTAGGACATGGGCATGTAGCCCAGTGCTGGTCAATAAGACCAGAAAAAATCTGAAGGGCAGGTTTTCTTATAAAAGTTGTCAATtgaaggccaggcgtggtggctcaggcctgtaatcctagcactctaggaggctgtggcagatggattgcttgagctcaggagttggagaccagcctgagtgagagtgagaccccatctctaaaaaaaaaaaagccaggtggggcagcacctgtggctcaaaggagtagggcaccaggcccatataccagaggcggcgggttcaaacctggccctggccaaaaactgcaaaaaaaaaaaaagccaggtgttgtgatgggtgcatgtagtcccagctacttgggaggctcaggcaagaggattgcttgagcccaagagtttgaggttgttgtgatttatgatgccacagctctctattgaggacaacaaagtgagattctgtctcaaaaaaaaaaaaaagttggcaattGAGAAAGTACTCTTCCTTCTATCCTGACCTTATTACATGGGGACATGATACTTTGTGTTAAAGAGGTCATCTTGAGACTAAAGGTCTCCATGCCAAGAATGGCCAGAGAAACAAAGAGCCTTGACTCTCAGATCCTTGATAGCCacactgagctgctgagccaacCTTAGAGCCACCTGCCTGTGGGCATATTAAATAAGACAGTAACAATTCATGTTATTTGAACCGTTGTTGCTTCAAGAGTGGTCTGTGAATCAGTGTCACCTGGTGGGGAGGTTGGATGTGCAGAATCTCAGACCCCACTTCTAACTTAACTGCATCAGGATCTATAATTTAATAGATCCCCAGGCGATTACtatgcacattaaagtttgagaagcaccagTTTAAACCAGTTTTAATGAGATATTCTGCTATATGCAGTTAAAAACATCCTTACTTAGCCAGGCATTagggtgggtgcctgcagtcccagctacttgggaggctgaggcaagagaatcgcttaagcccaagagctggaggttgctgtgagctgggacgccacgacactctagtGAGGgtcttaagactctgtctcaaaaaagaagtcCTTACTATTGCAAATACCTTGTGGATTGACTGAGTgccactttttaaataaaaatacctgaCTAGGCTCATCCTTGATCTGGTGGAGTTACTACCATGAGCAAAGCTCACCCTCCCGAACTGAAAAAATTTATGGACAAGAAgttatcattaaaattaaatggtGGCAGACATGTCCAAGGAATATTGCGGGGGTTTGATCCCTTTATGAATCTTGTGATAGATGAATGTGTGGAGATGGCAACTAGTGGGCAGCGAAACAATATTGGAATGGTGGTAATACGAGGAAATAGTATCATCATGTTAGAAGCTTTGGAACGAGTATGAATAATAGCTGTTCTGTGGAGAAATCCATGTCCCGTCTCCAATGAGCCTGTTTTACTATGATGTCAAAATCAAGTCTTGTACATTTTCATATTCaactttttgttaaataaacttttctaatagtcaaaaaaaaaaaaaaaagaaagaaagaaaatacctgaCTAGAAAGACTTTATTCAGACCTAGGAAGTTGTAAGAGACTGTTATTCTTGCcattataataaccaaaacaagcACTGTAAGCTACATAGTTTCTTGTTAAGCCTATTAGAGAGCTTGAGAACACAAACCTAAATGATTCCAGAAAGTGACAAGCCCTTCAATAAAGAGATGATCCACTTCTCTCATCCTTGACTGAAACGTAGGGAGGAGGAAACAACCACAGAGGGGAGTAAGGAGAAATCAGcctaactttttttgtttttttttgttttgttttgtttttttgtagagacagagtctcactttactgccttcgatagagtgccgtggcatcacatggctcacagcaacctccagctcttgggcttatgtgattctcctgcctcagcctcctgagcagctgcaaTCAGCCTAACTTTTAACAAACTTTTAATGGCTGTGTGTGAGCTGGCACAGTAGGTTAGAATCCAGAGAAGCCCTACCAGCGCTGTCCACTAGATGTTACCAGTATGGCAGCGACTAGCTACTGTAGATGTATCTGTTGAAtgcttgaaatgtggctagtgtgaccAAGtaactgaatttttcattttaattaatttaatagtCACACATGACTAATGGCTTCCATTTTTGAATAGTGCAGCCCTAG is drawn from Nycticebus coucang isolate mNycCou1 chromosome 6, mNycCou1.pri, whole genome shotgun sequence and contains these coding sequences:
- the LOC128587213 gene encoding small nuclear ribonucleoprotein G-like — protein: MSKAHPPELKKFMDKKLSLKLNGGRHVQGILRGFDPFMNLVIDECVEMATSGQRNNIGMVVIRGNSIIMLEALERV